From Plectropomus leopardus isolate mb chromosome 4, YSFRI_Pleo_2.0, whole genome shotgun sequence, the proteins below share one genomic window:
- the helt gene encoding hairy and enhancer of split-related protein helt has translation MASKMKDRKRTPISHKVIEKRRRDRINRCLNELGKTVPMALAKQNSGKLEKAEILEMTVQYLRALHSADFPRGREKGELLAEFANYFHYGYHECMKNLVHYLTTEDRAETKDIKYARILAFLQSKSRVVTEPVFGSVGSMPEPTDYLSQLHSSPEHQSHSPSDSVYQQSPPGHFSWHGTTRSPGLSYPTVPLSAHTQQHGGYLSPVQGLDHHYFNFIGHTHANTFSLHSAQHAM, from the exons ATGGCATCAAAAATGAAAGACAGGAAG AGAACTCCCATCTCTCACAAAGTCATTGAGAAACGAAGACGGGACCGCATTAATCGCTGCCTTAACGAATTAGGAAAAACTGTACCAATGGCACTAGCAAAACAG AACTCTGGAAAACTGGAGAAAGCTGAAATCTTGGAAATGACAGTTCAGTACCTGCGAGCTCTTCACTCGGCGGATTTCCCCCGTGGGAGAGAAAAAG GTGAACTGCTGGCTGAGTTTGCAAACTACTTCCACTACGGATACCATGAGTGCATGAAGAACCTTGTGCACTACCTGACCACCGAGGACAGGGCTGAAACCAAAGACATCAAGTACGCGCGCATCCTCGCCTTCCTACAGTCTAAATCCCGTGTGGTCACCGAGCCAGTGTTCGGCTCAGTCGGCTCAATGCCGGAACCGACTGACTACCTCAGTCAGCTGCACTCCTCCCCGGAGCACCAAAGCCACAGCCCGTCTGACTCCGTGTACCAGCAGAGTCCACCGGGACACTTCTCCTGGCATGGCACGACCCGCAGCCCGGGCCTCTCGTACCCAACGGTGCCGCTCTCTgcgcacacacagcagcacgGCGGATACTTATCACCGGTGCAAGGACTCGATCACCATTATTTCAACTTCATCGGTCACACGCACGCGAACACGTTTAGTTTGCACAGTGCGCAGCACGCCATGTAA